The DNA segment TTCATATCTATGGAATGCTGTGAGTAAGTGAAATCGATATTTGCAGTCAAGTATATAGTCATTTAGGCAAAGCTAGCTACAATAGATCTATCATCTCACCTATCCTATGAAAGCACAAAAGGAAGTCATCAAAATGTCAAAGGCGATACATATTAGTTGCATTAAAATAAGCAAGAAATAAGTTATTTCAATAATTCCGCTGACCATTCCAGAATCTTTTCTTCAAGGTTTATAGTTAATATTGAAACGGTACCTTCAAAAGTAGTATTAAAACAGACTAGATCAAGCTTTCCTATGCGGAATGCAGCAATCAAGCTACTTGAAAACAGTGAACATTGCATTTGtttatctctcttttttatatttGCTTTCCATATAATTTCAGTTTGATAACCTTGATTCACATTTTAGTTTCAACACTGTGAAATTAATCAATGTGATGCAACATGCAGGCCAGGAATTTCCCCTCTATATAAAAAGATAGAAGTCAACCATCACAGAGTTGATCACGTGTTGCATATTTTGGTGAGAATCTTACATGCCAGTAGGTTGGCATGCCAGGGCAAGGAGATAGCAGTAGCCTGCAGCAATCTGCACAACTGGAATGTTCTCAAGAGCCCCTGTGAGAAGGTGTGGCTGCACATCGTTTGGCTCTGTCTGATGACCAAGTCTCATGTCATTCCCCCACGAAAATGTATATACACGTCCCTCCCGAGACAACACTGCAGTAAAGAAGTTCCCGATTGCTGCCTGGACAATGTATATGCCCTTCAAAGATTCTACCATCTGTGGTGTAGTCACAACCCTGGAACCTTGAACCCCATATTCAACTTCTCCAAAGGAGTCCTTTCCAAATGCATACACCCTACCACCATCACTGACGAGAATTGTTCGTCCTGCTCCAGCTGCCGCTTGAATAATTCTAATCCCCTGCAATGATCTACAGAAGCAGCAACAGATGTTGACCACTCTGTTCAGTGGCATTTGCATCAAGACTAATTTTAAACGACTGTAAATTCTAGAAGCACCTGACAAGACGTGGTCTCCACTCCTCTTCTAAATTACCATGGCCAAGTTGACCAGAGTTGTTGGACCCAAAAGTATACACAGCACCGCTTGTTGTCACGGCGATGCTGTGTCCAGGTCCAGCAATTGCTTGAGACTTTTCCCTCCGGCAACATGCTTCACCTGCCATTATGAACCTAAGAACAAGCTTCCAACTTCCGCCGCAGCGTTGCTTAAGCAGCTCTCTTTCATGTGCAGTCATAGGCTTAAAGATAGCCCTTTTCTGACACATATCCAACGCTGCGAGCTCCGACATGGATAATTGGAAGTCGGGAGGGAAATTAGCAGGTTTTCTGAAAAATGTGCATGTTGCCTATTGCAAGCAGGAAGTCCATCAGTGGAAATATCAATTCTACAATggacaaaaacaacaaaatacTACTTGCCTCCAAGTGGGCGAGGTCCTCCGCATCTAGATTGCACGATGTGAGGACATGGAGGACAATTGATGGGTTTGCAGCCAATGGGAACTCCCCAGGAGCAGAGTTGCCAAAGCAAAGGCGCTGTGACCGCTGAAATGATTGCTGCAATGGAGTAACAAGAGCAAGCGTCTCATCCACGATGAGACGGAGGGGGAGAGATGAGGAAGCTCCAGTGCTGGTGGTAGCGTCCATCCGCCACGGCTGGAACTTGCAGTGCTCTATGCTTCTATCTCAAACTTGTGGTGATCCTGGCTTCAGGCCTCTACGCCATGGTGCATTGAGATACAGGACTATTCTGCAATGTGAAATGCATTAATGTAACCATGACAGGCATCTATAATCAATAATTGAGGGTTACTTTCGCAACAAGGTAACCAATCACCATTCATCTAGCACAAGTAAACAAGAGTTTATTACATTATTCGCCCAAATCAGATGAGTGGACGAGAAAGAATCCATCCAACCcatctagaaaaaaattaagaaaacacAACGAAACAGAGCATATCCGATCACCTAAAGAACTCACAAACAGAGATGCCATATTCTTCTAACAAACACACATACACCACAATCAGTTGAAAAACAAAGACCACAGATCAAGGAAAAAAGGGCAGAAAACAACTCGGATCTCAAACAGTACCAGACCGTGAGGCTTGCAGCGACACAACGAttgcaggggggggggggggggaagcttGATGCAGAAGAGGAACATGGCAATGGCCAATTACAAGGTGTCATTGCCACCCTTCACAAAGAAAGCATATTCCCCCCAATTCCACTCGCAAAGTCTACCTTTCTTATCCTGTCTGACAATTATCAAACAATATCCTCACTTCACCAGCGCTGTACACAACCAAGATTCCAATTACATCATCTGTGGCAAAATACCAGAACCAGTACCAGTCTAGCAGCGAAGGAAAGGACTCGATTGGACGGACGAACAGAGGATCCACGAAATTCGCTTCGTTCTGGCAACAGGACACCAAAATCGGGACAAAAAATATCTCATCTTTGAGAAGAATTCAGCCATCCAGAACACGAAACAGCGCCAGGATCATCGTCACCACGATCGGCCCGGATCATCGGACCAAAGGCCCAAGAACCCACATAGATAATCTCCAAGAACCCGAGTAAGAAATCAAGAAATCCTTACCCCCAAATTCCCCTGCCAAAACACGGAGGAGTCAGCACAAGAATTGAGCTTTCGTGTTGGCAAGGAGCGGCACGATCGGCGGTCAATCAACGAACCAATCGGGAATTACGGGTGCCGGAGAAGGGCGAATCTGACCAAGAAccggggagggagagagggtagCAGCGGCGactggcacggcacggcacggctccCCAACCCAATAatgatggggaggggaggaaggaagAGGGCGAGGGGGATCGGTTGCTGTTCGGTTGGGTAACTGCGCGTACTTGTGTATTGCTTTCGAGGATGATGAGTCGGAGGGAGCGTGGGGGCAAAGGCGACGA comes from the Phragmites australis chromosome 22, lpPhrAust1.1, whole genome shotgun sequence genome and includes:
- the LOC133905417 gene encoding ultraviolet-B receptor UVR8-like, which translates into the protein MDATTSTGASSSLPLRLIVDETLALVTPLQQSFQRSQRLCFGNSAPGEFPLAANPSIVLHVLTSCNLDAEDLAHLEATCTFFRKPANFPPDFQLSMSELAALDMCQKRAIFKPMTAHERELLKQRCGGSWKLVLRFIMAGEACCRREKSQAIAGPGHSIAVTTSGAVYTFGSNNSGQLGHGNLEEEWRPRLVRSLQGIRIIQAAAGAGRTILVSDGGRVYAFGKDSFGEVEYGVQGSRVVTTPQMVESLKGIYIVQAAIGNFFTAVLSREGRVYTFSWGNDMRLGHQTEPNDVQPHLLTGALENIPVVQIAAGYCYLLALACQPTGMSVYSVGCGLGGKLGHGSRTDEKYPRLIEQFQTLNIQPVVVAAGAWHAAIVGKDGRVCTWGWGRYGCLGHGNEECESVPKVVEALSGVKAVHVATGDYTTFVVSDKGDVYSFGCGESSSLGHNTTTEGNNRHSNVLSPELVTSLKRVNERMVQISLTNSIYWNAHTFALTDSGKLYAFGAGDKGQLGTELVAQQSERGAPERVEIDLN